From Dysgonomonadaceae bacterium PH5-43:
AAAACAAGTGACAGCAACTCTTTTGTATTGTATAATTAGTTCTCTTACTTGATTGATATATATATCCCGATTCACAAGGGTAAGCCTCTCATACTTCTCAAATAACAAATCATAGTCTTTTTGTGACCGTAAGTCCTGTCTCTCTTCTGATTCTATACCTAATTGCGGCACATGAATATATAATATACCCACTCCTTTGCATGCTTGTTCTAATTGCTTCTTAGAAAAACCATATTTTTGACTGAATGCATTTTTACGTACATCACACAACACCTTAACGTCACTAATGATTAATTTATTGATATACGTCTCCAATGTTATGCCTTCATATCCTATAGAGAATAATACTGGTTCAGAAAAAGAGCGAACTCTTGTGTTTATTTCCGCAAATTCTTCTTTTGAAAGAATTTGTTCTGCTATAGAACTTTTAGTCGCCCAAAAAGGATAATTAATGTATGTGTACCTTATAAGGTCTGTCTGTGACAGTGCTCCAAACTCGTTTTTCACAGAGATTAAATATTGACGGTCAAACAAGTTCAACAAAGAACAAAAACCAGTATATTCTTTATTGAGCTCAATACATCTCCCATTCTCGGATTCAGTCACAGTTAGATAACCGTACTTGCCTAATGTTGCTATATCTTGGTTTGCTTGAAACGAAAAACAACCATACTTATATGGAACAAAATCGAAAGATTTCTCCGTTTGCTTTCTTGTAAATAGGAACAGGTATTTTTGAAGACGTTTGGCTGTTAATCGTCCTCCAAAAGTTTCCAGTAATGCTAAAAGTATTTTTCTTCTATAATAAAGCATAGGGCAAAGGTAGTGAAAATACGCCATAACGCTAATGAAATCGGCAAAAAATAAGAGTTTGTCTTTTTGTAATTTCTCAGTAGGGTGGCGCACTTCGTGCTTACCCTACGTTAAACTCCTTCAAGCTTTCAACTTGTTGATACTCTTGTCCCATTTGCATTATACGTTATGACAACTAGCAAAATAAGAGATTGCCTTATTCTAGTTTTCAACCCAAACCTAGAATAAGGCAATCTCTTTATATAAAACGCAATATAATAACCTGAGTTAAAACACTCTTTCGAAAGTTACCTCTCCTTGTTCGTTAAACGTTTTTACAGCTATGCCTTTGTCTGAAACTTCAACATGAGATATGCTTTTGTTGTCGTTTACTAAAACTGGAAATTTATATGCTTTGTTGTTATCTGGCTCTAACAACATAAAACGGTGAGTATGTCCGCAAATCATTAAATCTACATTAGCTTCGTTAAGCACTGGAAGGTATGTTCTATAAAGAACGTCGCTTGAATGAGCACTCGCACGAGTACTTTCTCCCCTTGCTGTAGGAGGAATATGTGCTAAAACTATTCTCTTAGACGCATTCTTATAATCGTCGCTTGCCACAATACCTTTAAGCCATTCTAATTGCTCTTCACGATATTCATCAAAAGCTGTAATACCCGAGTAATCGTGATGAGTATCGGGTTTGTCTTCTCCATTATCTAATAAAACAATAAAAGTATCTCCAATTTTATATGTTCCATAGAAATGATTGTTGGGGCGATAAATATATTCAGGATAAGTGCGCGACAAAGATCCACGGGTATCATGATTTCCTCTAACAAGTACAAAAGGTAAATTCTTGGCAAATCTGTTTACTGATACATCAATAAAACTGGTATAAGGCTGCCCTACTCTACTAAAATGACTTAGTATATCTCCTAATAAAAATACCATATCGGTTTTCTCAAAAGGTATATAATCTAATAAACGATTATACTTTGCTGCATCATCGTGTATATCACTCGTTGTAGCAAAAGAGCAAGATATTGCATTAGGATTAAGTGTTTTGAATGTATACCAATCTGAACGAATAGTATCTCCATATATATTTTGCGACAAACGGAATTGTTTAATTGGAACAGAAACTATTCGATACTCGTATTGGGTATTAGGTTCTAAGTTTTTAAGCTTAATTGCATTCTTTGTATTGTTGGCTTCTATCAAACCATCGTCTACAGTAACACAACGAGAGTAATCTTCTTTCCCTTTTACTCTTAAGTCTACCCACGAAAAACCTTTTGTTGAAGTTGTGAAATAAACATACACATCATTGTTTGTCAAACCTTGAAGGTATGGGCCATGATTGAAACGATAAACTGTATCTACGCTTTGCTCTTGAGCATACATTGAGATACAAAACACTGTTGTTAATACAAGATAAATTATTCTTTTCATTGTTTTTATTATTTAGTATAAAAGTAAATTCGACGACACTTAATTCTAAAAGAGTGAATGTAAAATTATATTTAGGCGGTAAATTTAATAATTTATCTTTGTTTTTATACGCTTTTGTGTTTTTATTCGTTATATACCTACATATTAGCTAATTTAGACCACTTATTGTATGTTAGATTATATTAAAGGAGAAATTACAGAATTAACTCCTGCCTCGGTTGTTGTTGAAACTGCAGGTATGGGATTTATTGCTCATATTTCTCTAAACACATATTCATCTCTTAATGGGAGAAAAGACTGTAAGCTTTATGTTTATGAAGCGATAAGGGAAGATGCACACCAGTTGTTTGGATTCTTAGAAAAGAGAGAAAGAGATTTATTCCTTCTACTTATATCTGTTTCTGGTATTGGAGCTAACACTGCTCGTATGATTTTGTCAGCAATGACTCCTCCCGAATTAGAACAAGTTATTTCTTCGGGCAACTCATCAATGCTAAAAACCGTTAAAGGTATTGGAGGTAAAACTGCTGAAAGAATTATTATAGATTTGAAAGATAAGGTTAAAGTACAAGAAGATGGCTCTTCCGAAAACTTTTCTGTTGCAGAAATAAACTCCGAATTAGCCAATGAAGCTATTTCGGCTCTTACTATGCTTGGCTTTAATATGGCTGCATCAAAAAAAGTAGTTTCTAAAATAATAAAAACAAATCCAACATACACTGTCGAACAAATTATCAAAAGTGCCTTAAAGATGCTTTAATGAAGAAGAGGATAAGTAAATATATAATCTGTTTTGTGTTGGTGTTATTTGCAACAAACGCATCTTATGGTCAGGTTGCTAAAGATACAGCTACCCGCTATCCTGTATCTCCTATCATTCCGCAAACTTATAAAGAACTTAAAACCTCTTATCCTATAGATTTAAGAGATCCTGACGAGTTTAACGACGAGTTTGAGTTTAATCCTAAAACTAATCGTTACGAACTTCGCACTAAAATTGGCGATACAGATGTTGCCACTCCCCTGTCGCTTACTCAAGAAGAATATCTTAATTATACTCTAAACAAGAGTATGAAATCTTATTTCAAATCGCGCAATGATGAAGAATATACTCAAAAAGGCGAAGAAAGAAAAGATAATGATGCCCTTTCGATGTTTGACTTTAACTTCGACCTTGGTCCTGCCGCAAAGATATTCGGTCCTGGAGGAGTGCGGCTTCAAGCAAATGGAAGCCTCAACACTAAAATAGGAATGACCTACACGTCTTCTGAAAATCCTACTCAAAGTGAAAGACAAAGAAAAAGATTTTCTTTCGACTTCGACCCTCAAATACAAGCAAATATTACAGCGTCGGTAGGCGATAAAGTAAACTTCGACCTTGATTACAACACTGAATCAACCTTCGGATTTAATTCTAAAAAACTTAAATTAGCTTACGAAGGCAAAGAAGATGAGATAATTAAAGTATTAGAAGCTGGTAATGTTAGTATGCATACCACCAACTCTCTGATAAATGGAGGGGCTGCCTTATTTGGTATTCGCACTCAATTACAATTTGGCAAGCTTACTGTTGATGCTATATTCTCTCAACAAGAATCTCAATCGAGAAGTACATCATCTAAAGGAAGTACACAAACAACTCCTTTTGAAATAACGGCTGATAGTTATGATGAAAATATGCACTTCTTCCTTGCTCATTATTTCCCCGACATATACGACAAGGCAATGAAAACTCTTCCTTCTCCTCAAACAGGGATAAG
This genomic window contains:
- a CDS encoding uncharacterized protein (DUF488 family) (product_source=COG5483; cog=COG5483; pfam=PF04343; transmembrane_helix_parts=Inside_1_12,TMhelix_13_35,Outside_36_331) produces the protein MRHPTEKLQKDKLLFFADFISVMAYFHYLCPMLYYRRKILLALLETFGGRLTAKRLQKYLFLFTRKQTEKSFDFVPYKYGCFSFQANQDIATLGKYGYLTVTESENGRCIELNKEYTGFCSLLNLFDRQYLISVKNEFGALSQTDLIRYTYINYPFWATKSSIAEQILSKEEFAEINTRVRSFSEPVLFSIGYEGITLETYINKLIISDVKVLCDVRKNAFSQKYGFSKKQLEQACKGVGILYIHVPQLGIESEERQDLRSQKDYDLLFEKYERLTLVNRDIYINQVRELIIQYKRVAVTCFEKNPAQCHRTRVAKKLMSISEDKYTFKNL
- a CDS encoding putative phosphodiesterase (product_source=COG0622; cath_funfam=2.60.40.380,3.60.21.10; cleavage_site_network=SignalP-noTM; cog=COG0622; ko=KO:K22390; pfam=PF00149; smart=SM00060; superfamily=56300) — its product is MKRIIYLVLTTVFCISMYAQEQSVDTVYRFNHGPYLQGLTNNDVYVYFTTSTKGFSWVDLRVKGKEDYSRCVTVDDGLIEANNTKNAIKLKNLEPNTQYEYRIVSVPIKQFRLSQNIYGDTIRSDWYTFKTLNPNAISCSFATTSDIHDDAAKYNRLLDYIPFEKTDMVFLLGDILSHFSRVGQPYTSFIDVSVNRFAKNLPFVLVRGNHDTRGSLSRTYPEYIYRPNNHFYGTYKIGDTFIVLLDNGEDKPDTHHDYSGITAFDEYREEQLEWLKGIVASDDYKNASKRIVLAHIPPTARGESTRASAHSSDVLYRTYLPVLNEANVDLMICGHTHRFMLLEPDNNKAYKFPVLVNDNKSISHVEVSDKGIAVKTFNEQGEVTFERVF
- a CDS encoding Holliday junction DNA helicase RuvA (product_source=KO:K03550; cath_funfam=1.10.150.20,1.10.8.10,2.40.50.140; cog=COG0632; ko=KO:K03550; pfam=PF01330,PF07499,PF14520; smart=SM00278; superfamily=46929,47781,50249; tigrfam=TIGR00084) gives rise to the protein MLDYIKGEITELTPASVVVETAGMGFIAHISLNTYSSLNGRKDCKLYVYEAIREDAHQLFGFLEKRERDLFLLLISVSGIGANTARMILSAMTPPELEQVISSGNSSMLKTVKGIGGKTAERIIIDLKDKVKVQEDGSSENFSVAEINSELANEAISALTMLGFNMAASKKVVSKIIKTNPTYTVEQIIKSALKML